A region from the uncultured Holophaga sp. genome encodes:
- the thiE gene encoding thiamine phosphate synthase produces MPSLPGLCLVTDRDLSRGRSLEAIAAAALRGGVSSVQLREKALDTRAFVAQAKALKAMLGEHPLIINDRIDVTLACGAAGAHIGQSDMDPWDARRLLGPDAILGLSVETWEEVERAQEQPVDYLGVSPVFGTPTKADTKGAWGLEGLARIRAFSRHPLVAIGGIHAGNIAEVVKAGAEGIAVVSAICSAGDPEAAARELSARMSMAL; encoded by the coding sequence ATGCCTAGCCTCCCGGGACTCTGTCTCGTCACGGACCGCGATCTCTCCCGGGGACGCAGTCTGGAGGCCATCGCAGCCGCCGCCCTCCGGGGCGGTGTGTCCAGCGTGCAGCTACGGGAGAAGGCGCTGGACACTCGGGCTTTCGTGGCCCAGGCCAAAGCCCTCAAAGCCATGTTGGGTGAGCATCCTCTCATCATCAACGACCGGATCGATGTGACCCTGGCCTGTGGCGCGGCAGGCGCCCACATCGGCCAAAGCGACATGGACCCCTGGGACGCCCGGCGCCTCTTGGGGCCAGATGCCATCCTGGGTCTCTCCGTGGAGACCTGGGAGGAGGTGGAGCGTGCCCAGGAGCAGCCCGTTGACTACCTGGGGGTGAGTCCCGTCTTCGGTACCCCTACCAAGGCGGACACCAAGGGAGCCTGGGGCCTGGAAGGCCTCGCCCGGATCCGGGCCTTCAGCCGCCACCCCCTGGTGGCCATCGGGGGGATCCACGCCGGCAATATCGCAGAGGTCGTGAAGGCCGGCGCCGAGGGCATCGCCGTGGTCTCCGCCATCTGCAGCGCCGGGGACCCTGAAGCCGCCGCGCGCGAGCTCTCCGCCCGGATGAGCATGGCCCTCTGA
- the thiM gene encoding hydroxyethylthiazole kinase has protein sequence MSDPLNTWATLQALRAKSPVVHNITNYVVMNNTANALLALGASPVMAHAPEEMAEMVSISSALVLNIGTLSKEWIRAMFLAAEAARKKGIPIVLDPVGAGATSYRTSTARELLKEARPAILRGNASEIMATCGELAQTKGVDSTESSHAALAAAATLRDTYGCAVCISGETDYIVGKDCSWRVHNGHALMPRVTGLGCTATALCGAFAAITPDPALAAAQAMAVMGIAGEMAAEKADGPGTLQLHFLDALYQLDEPDLARRIKVDA, from the coding sequence ATGTCCGATCCCCTGAACACCTGGGCCACCCTACAGGCCCTCCGCGCCAAGTCCCCCGTCGTCCACAACATCACCAACTACGTGGTCATGAACAACACGGCCAACGCCTTGCTCGCCCTGGGGGCCTCGCCGGTCATGGCCCATGCCCCGGAGGAGATGGCCGAGATGGTGAGCATCTCCTCCGCCCTGGTGCTCAACATCGGGACCCTCAGCAAGGAGTGGATCCGGGCCATGTTCCTCGCGGCCGAGGCAGCCCGGAAGAAGGGCATCCCCATCGTGCTGGACCCCGTCGGGGCCGGCGCCACGAGCTACCGGACCAGCACGGCCCGGGAGCTGCTCAAGGAGGCCAGACCCGCCATTCTGCGCGGCAACGCCTCGGAGATCATGGCCACCTGCGGAGAGCTGGCCCAGACCAAGGGCGTGGACAGCACCGAGAGCTCCCACGCCGCCCTGGCCGCCGCCGCCACCCTGCGGGACACCTATGGGTGTGCCGTCTGCATCAGCGGGGAAACAGACTACATCGTGGGCAAGGACTGCTCCTGGCGCGTCCACAACGGCCATGCCCTGATGCCCAGGGTGACCGGCCTTGGCTGCACCGCCACCGCCCTCTGCGGAGCCTTTGCCGCCATCACTCCCGATCCGGCCCTGGCCGCCGCCCAGGCCATGGCGGTCATGGGCATCGCCGGGGAGATGGCGGCCGAGAAGGCTGATGGCCCGGGTACCCTGCAGCTCCATTTCCTGGACGCCCTCTATCAGCTGGATGAGCCCGACCTGGCCCGGCGGATCAAGGTCGATGCCTAG
- a CDS encoding MFS transporter, which translates to MQAQQKNSAFAFGLAGWGTILYCLVMFFFYVGMVNDGTNVLAPTVAANLGCAPGTLIQLNGYAGMVGVVGFILVGQVNRKLGARATSSLCTIVAGVAYIVCANAASISMYFIAMCIVVTGIMSAGYIAGGTLTVAWFPKKKGIIMGYTTMGHNFASAFYVAILAGLVAAVGNIKGGSVPIGVAAIFLGILGAVFMRNTPQERGLNPDNVSDHIYATEYYVGHEEDRDGGWTVKSLLSKRETWLAAITTGAFQICSVGVMCQLVTRNIRDFGMTQGRALALMTVIALIGVVGSWLIGIIDDRIGTKRTMQLFGLWYAIALAFNFMAHGVGTAFYISIFMIGMGIGGSANFTTSLPTSIFGRQGFDKVNSVIFPMQGLVTSFCFIINGVVTNVIGNLTVAYVIFAVIALLTTALVSVVDEHKYNKDWEAGVDASQGGAIGQSLPEDALA; encoded by the coding sequence ATGCAGGCACAACAGAAAAACTCTGCGTTCGCTTTCGGTCTGGCGGGTTGGGGGACCATCCTTTACTGCCTAGTCATGTTCTTCTTCTACGTGGGTATGGTGAACGACGGCACCAATGTGCTGGCCCCCACGGTGGCCGCCAACCTCGGCTGCGCACCGGGGACCCTGATCCAGCTCAACGGGTATGCCGGCATGGTCGGGGTGGTCGGGTTCATCCTGGTGGGACAGGTGAACCGGAAGCTCGGGGCCCGGGCGACTTCATCACTCTGCACCATCGTGGCGGGCGTCGCCTACATCGTGTGCGCCAACGCGGCCAGCATCTCCATGTATTTCATTGCCATGTGCATCGTGGTCACCGGGATCATGTCGGCGGGCTACATCGCCGGTGGCACCCTGACGGTGGCCTGGTTCCCCAAGAAGAAGGGGATCATCATGGGCTACACCACCATGGGACACAACTTCGCTTCGGCATTCTACGTCGCCATTCTGGCCGGGCTCGTGGCCGCTGTAGGCAACATCAAGGGCGGCAGCGTACCCATCGGGGTCGCCGCAATCTTCCTTGGCATCCTGGGGGCGGTCTTCATGCGCAATACCCCCCAGGAGCGGGGGCTCAATCCTGACAACGTCAGCGACCACATCTATGCCACCGAATACTATGTGGGGCATGAGGAGGACAGGGACGGCGGATGGACCGTCAAGTCCCTTCTGAGCAAGCGTGAGACCTGGCTGGCGGCCATCACCACCGGGGCCTTCCAGATCTGTTCCGTGGGCGTCATGTGTCAGCTGGTCACCCGCAACATCCGGGACTTCGGCATGACCCAGGGGCGCGCCCTGGCTTTGATGACCGTCATCGCCCTCATCGGAGTGGTGGGTTCCTGGCTCATCGGGATCATCGATGACCGAATCGGCACCAAGCGGACCATGCAGCTCTTCGGTCTCTGGTATGCCATCGCCCTGGCTTTCAACTTCATGGCGCACGGCGTCGGCACCGCCTTCTACATCTCCATCTTCATGATCGGCATGGGCATCGGTGGCTCGGCCAACTTCACGACCTCGCTGCCGACTTCCATCTTCGGCCGTCAGGGTTTCGACAAGGTCAACTCGGTCATCTTCCCCATGCAGGGCTTGGTGACCTCGTTCTGCTTCATCATCAATGGGGTGGTGACCAATGTGATCGGCAACCTGACCGTGGCCTACGTCATCTTCGCCGTGATCGCCCTGTTGACGACTGCCCTGGTCAGCGTGGTCGATGAACACAAATACAACAAGGATTGGGAGGCTGGTGTGGATGCCAGCCAGGGGGGAGCCATCGGGCAGAGCCTCCCGGAGGATGCGCTGGCCTGA
- a CDS encoding NAD(P)H-dependent oxidoreductase translates to MNVLVVLAHPEPTSFTQEVGRVFLEGLLEAGHTFEVADLYAEAFDPILKPAQFALETAMDSAAKRPGDIRAEQARLARAEGLVFIYPFWWSDVPAILKGWFDRVWSYGFAYAYEADRSRSTRLTVQKALAIAIAGHSDEKLDALGLREAHRRIMVEDRLLGVGIPEAALALLGGLSGNLPAERARIRDHCRKLGREF, encoded by the coding sequence ATGAACGTCCTGGTTGTACTGGCCCACCCAGAGCCGACCTCCTTCACTCAGGAGGTGGGAAGGGTATTCCTGGAGGGCCTGCTGGAGGCTGGACACACCTTCGAGGTGGCTGACCTCTATGCCGAGGCTTTCGACCCCATCCTCAAGCCCGCCCAGTTCGCCCTGGAAACCGCTATGGACTCGGCCGCAAAGCGCCCAGGGGACATCAGGGCGGAACAGGCACGACTGGCCCGGGCCGAGGGGCTGGTCTTCATCTATCCCTTCTGGTGGTCGGATGTTCCCGCCATCCTCAAGGGATGGTTTGACCGAGTCTGGTCCTATGGGTTTGCCTATGCCTACGAGGCGGACCGCAGCCGCAGCACCCGGCTGACCGTGCAGAAGGCTCTGGCCATCGCCATCGCAGGCCACTCGGATGAGAAGCTCGACGCCCTGGGCCTCCGGGAGGCCCATCGGCGCATCATGGTGGAGGATCGCCTGCTGGGAGTGGGCATCCCCGAGGCTGCGCTCGCCCTGCTCGGTGGACTCTCCGGCAACCTGCCCGCCGAGCGGGCCCGCATCCGGGACCATTGCCGCAAACTGGGGCGGGAATTCTGA
- a CDS encoding ABC-F family ATP-binding cassette domain-containing protein translates to MISFSNVSKQYGQQVLFIDASFQVNPGEKAGLVGPNGAGKSTLFRMVMGEESPDDGVVAVPKKLTVGYFRQEVDEMAGRTVLEEAIAGSGRLGELHHELEQLNLAMCDPEQGDRMDEILERFGHVQEEYEHAGGYELEAKARACLEGLGFAPGQIDGDVGALSGGWKMRVSMAKVLLGNFDVLLMDEPTNHLDIESILWLEGFLRNVDATILMTSHDRDFMNRIVSKIVEIDGGDIITYSGNYDFYVKEREQREANLEAAYERQQAKLAKEQRFIDRFKAHAAKAAQVQSRVKALEKQERIELPKKRQVTKWTFRTPPRSGDDVVMVEGVNKAYGDKKLYRDFDFHIRRGERWCVMGKNGAGKSTLLKMVAGALEPDSGAVKLGASLKMGYFAQQSLDLLNPDLTVLEQLQQDYPMEGLGVLRNLLGAFQFSGDEVDKPIRALSGGEKSRLVMARMLLYPPNFLVMDEPTNHLDLATKEMLIEALKDYEGTILFVSHDRNFLRGIANRVLELAVEEHESPLLYQGDYNEYVASTGHEAPGVHS, encoded by the coding sequence ATGATCTCGTTCTCCAATGTCAGCAAGCAGTACGGCCAGCAGGTCCTCTTCATCGATGCCAGCTTCCAGGTGAACCCTGGAGAGAAGGCCGGTCTGGTGGGACCCAACGGGGCCGGCAAGTCCACCCTCTTCCGCATGGTCATGGGCGAGGAGAGCCCCGACGACGGCGTCGTCGCCGTGCCCAAGAAGCTGACCGTGGGCTACTTCCGCCAGGAAGTGGACGAAATGGCCGGGCGCACGGTGCTGGAGGAGGCCATCGCGGGCTCCGGGCGCCTGGGAGAGCTCCACCACGAGCTGGAGCAGCTAAACCTGGCCATGTGCGACCCCGAGCAGGGGGACCGCATGGATGAGATCCTGGAGCGCTTCGGGCACGTGCAGGAGGAGTACGAGCACGCCGGGGGCTACGAGTTGGAGGCCAAGGCCCGGGCCTGCCTGGAGGGCCTGGGCTTCGCCCCGGGACAGATCGACGGCGATGTGGGCGCCCTCTCGGGCGGCTGGAAGATGCGCGTCTCCATGGCCAAGGTGCTGCTGGGCAACTTCGACGTCCTGCTCATGGACGAGCCCACCAACCACTTGGACATCGAATCCATCCTCTGGCTGGAGGGCTTCCTGAGGAACGTGGACGCCACCATCCTCATGACCTCCCACGACCGGGACTTCATGAACCGCATCGTCAGCAAGATCGTGGAGATTGATGGCGGTGACATCATCACCTACTCGGGCAACTACGATTTCTACGTAAAGGAGCGGGAGCAGCGGGAGGCCAACCTGGAGGCCGCCTACGAACGCCAGCAGGCCAAGCTGGCCAAGGAACAGCGTTTCATCGACCGTTTCAAGGCCCACGCCGCCAAGGCCGCCCAGGTGCAGAGCCGGGTGAAGGCCCTCGAGAAGCAGGAACGCATTGAGCTGCCCAAGAAGCGCCAGGTGACCAAGTGGACCTTCCGCACCCCCCCTCGCTCCGGCGACGATGTGGTCATGGTCGAGGGGGTCAACAAAGCCTACGGCGACAAGAAGCTCTACCGGGACTTCGACTTCCACATCCGGCGCGGGGAGCGCTGGTGCGTCATGGGCAAGAACGGCGCAGGCAAATCCACCCTGCTCAAGATGGTGGCAGGTGCTCTGGAACCGGACTCCGGGGCAGTCAAGCTGGGCGCCAGCCTCAAGATGGGCTACTTCGCCCAGCAGTCTCTGGACCTCCTGAACCCCGATCTCACGGTTCTGGAGCAGCTTCAGCAGGACTACCCCATGGAGGGCCTCGGCGTGCTCCGGAACCTCCTGGGCGCGTTCCAGTTCTCCGGCGACGAAGTGGACAAGCCGATCCGAGCCCTGTCGGGCGGTGAGAAGTCCCGCCTGGTCATGGCCCGCATGCTCCTCTACCCCCCCAACTTCTTGGTCATGGACGAGCCCACCAACCACCTGGATCTGGCCACCAAGGAGATGCTGATCGAGGCCCTGAAGGACTACGAAGGCACCATCCTCTTCGTCTCCCACGACCGTAACTTCCTCCGAGGCATCGCCAACCGGGTACTTGAACTCGCTGTCGAGGAGCACGAATCCCCCCTGCTCTACCAGGGTGATTACAACGAATACGTCGCCAGTACCGGCCACGAAGCGCCGGGCGTACACAGCTGA
- a CDS encoding EthD domain-containing protein: MMKWNITSRHHPQLSTERFYYEWGVIHVALMLTNASTMQSFRRYVQHYAFDFEMIPDEARLLPLHPTKWQSFAEHWIESVEAVGHACKTEDYRSRMHPHSFSDSAMELHLLQGTTVFERPDFKSGGVKLIHNLKLKPGVSLEAFNSFLADKHAPLVVDLLNARGLRKYELDRQLGLDPNQFKGTLFEKGGVDQYAGLEELWFDSLEEALAFGKDATIRQALLESYGQFVDLQASHSIYLIERVAFDFITKEATPLPAILDPNSCEAKASANDWKVYQPCLLKPEPHQTNCYRERP; this comes from the coding sequence ATGATGAAGTGGAATATCACCAGCAGGCACCATCCCCAGCTCAGTACGGAGCGCTTCTACTACGAGTGGGGTGTGATCCACGTGGCTCTGATGTTGACCAATGCCTCGACCATGCAGAGTTTCAGGCGCTACGTGCAGCACTACGCCTTTGACTTCGAGATGATCCCCGACGAGGCCCGCCTCCTGCCCCTTCACCCCACCAAGTGGCAGAGCTTCGCCGAGCACTGGATCGAGAGTGTGGAGGCCGTGGGGCATGCCTGTAAGACTGAAGATTACCGCTCTCGCATGCACCCCCATTCCTTCAGTGACTCCGCCATGGAACTTCACCTGCTCCAGGGAACGACCGTGTTCGAGCGCCCTGATTTCAAGTCGGGTGGCGTGAAGCTGATCCACAACCTCAAGCTGAAGCCCGGCGTCAGCCTTGAAGCCTTCAACTCCTTCCTGGCGGACAAGCATGCCCCCCTGGTGGTGGATCTGCTCAATGCACGGGGGCTTCGCAAATACGAGCTTGATCGCCAGTTGGGCCTGGATCCCAACCAGTTCAAAGGCACCCTCTTTGAGAAGGGCGGGGTGGACCAGTACGCCGGGCTGGAGGAGCTCTGGTTCGACAGCCTGGAAGAAGCTCTGGCCTTCGGGAAGGATGCGACGATCCGCCAGGCCCTGCTGGAGAGCTACGGGCAGTTTGTCGACCTCCAGGCCAGCCACTCCATCTATCTGATCGAGCGGGTCGCCTTCGACTTCATCACCAAGGAGGCCACGCCGCTGCCCGCCATCCTGGACCCCAACAGTTGTGAGGCCAAAGCCAGCGCCAACGACTGGAAGGTCTACCAGCCCTGCCTGCTCAAGCCTGAGCCGCACCAGACCAACTGCTATCGCGAACGGCCCTGA
- a CDS encoding NAD(P)H-dependent oxidoreductase gives MKILGISFGGRNGSNDAMCKEALKAAQEMGAEIEFIRPLELDLKPCNGCVACVRKLVQGKNPICVIQDDFPWLDDKVAEADGLLFFLPIFEKGAPASFKILQDRLCGPSHDRAFMMACTQIAEQTGNEGPNPRYLVQDKPVSFVMIGGSDWITRVATDTKLFAMTPEWKIIDEIVFPWSKAIVAEDEKVAQCHQVGVNMVKALQAPASAKYLGDPGVCPNCHSRNFYLNDAITEAVCEVCGLIGELKSVDGKVVFEFPAEQVQHAHNNVSGKFHHLDDVKGNEMKIAELRKTESFSKRMAGYRDFIQASMPTA, from the coding sequence ATGAAAATCCTCGGAATATCCTTCGGCGGCCGCAACGGCAGCAACGACGCCATGTGCAAGGAGGCCCTCAAGGCTGCCCAGGAGATGGGGGCCGAGATCGAGTTCATCCGTCCCCTCGAGCTTGACCTCAAGCCCTGCAACGGCTGTGTGGCCTGTGTCAGGAAGCTGGTCCAGGGCAAGAATCCCATTTGCGTCATCCAGGACGATTTCCCCTGGCTGGATGACAAGGTCGCCGAGGCCGACGGCCTCCTCTTCTTCCTGCCCATCTTCGAGAAGGGCGCGCCCGCCAGCTTCAAGATCCTCCAGGATCGCCTCTGCGGCCCCAGCCACGACCGGGCCTTCATGATGGCCTGCACCCAGATCGCCGAGCAGACCGGGAACGAGGGGCCGAATCCCCGCTATCTGGTGCAGGACAAGCCCGTCTCCTTTGTCATGATCGGCGGCAGCGACTGGATCACCCGCGTGGCCACCGATACCAAGCTTTTCGCCATGACCCCTGAGTGGAAGATCATTGATGAGATCGTCTTTCCATGGTCCAAGGCCATCGTGGCGGAGGACGAGAAGGTGGCTCAGTGCCATCAGGTGGGCGTGAACATGGTGAAGGCCTTGCAGGCTCCCGCCAGCGCCAAGTACCTGGGCGATCCCGGTGTGTGCCCCAACTGCCATTCCCGCAACTTCTACCTCAATGACGCGATCACCGAGGCGGTCTGCGAAGTCTGTGGCCTCATTGGTGAACTCAAGTCGGTGGACGGCAAGGTGGTCTTCGAGTTCCCTGCGGAGCAGGTCCAGCACGCCCACAACAACGTCTCCGGGAAGTTCCACCACTTGGACGATGTGAAGGGCAACGAGATGAAGATCGCTGAACTCCGGAAGACGGAATCTTTCAGTAAGCGGATGGCGGGCTACCGGGACTTCATCCAGGCCAGCATGCCCACTGCGTAG
- a CDS encoding LysR family transcriptional regulator codes for MDLKLLNCFRLVVEQQSFTKAARILGITQSAASYQMASLERELGITLFRRLPQSLRLTPQGRHFYHRIEDVLAIYQKVVGEVQDIEAGRLGQVSLGVAGHAGGDFTPRLIKVFRLRHPGTLLQLSRVDLTSLEKALEEGQLDVGVTLGFREEEHPGFGRRFIAEEPVVALLPEDHPLASREALTLGDLESEPLVHLLPDGEPDGRSGVVRMFVRHGLTPKVTQRVADFDALVLLVEAGAGIAVFPACRAATCGTARVKVIPLVGAGAREDVFLVWNREALNPALDVLLAEAAAILDAPQGVEPGTGRC; via the coding sequence ATGGACCTCAAGCTGCTCAACTGTTTCCGGCTTGTGGTGGAGCAGCAGAGCTTCACCAAGGCCGCCCGCATCCTGGGCATCACCCAGTCTGCCGCCAGCTATCAGATGGCTTCCCTGGAGCGGGAGCTGGGGATCACGCTGTTCCGCAGACTCCCCCAGTCCCTCCGTCTGACCCCCCAGGGGCGCCACTTCTACCATCGGATCGAGGATGTCCTGGCCATTTACCAGAAGGTTGTGGGCGAGGTGCAGGATATCGAGGCCGGTCGGCTCGGGCAGGTCAGCCTGGGGGTCGCGGGGCACGCCGGGGGGGACTTCACCCCCCGCCTCATCAAGGTCTTCCGTCTGCGCCATCCCGGCACCCTGCTCCAGCTTTCCCGGGTGGACCTGACCTCTCTGGAGAAGGCCCTGGAGGAAGGGCAGCTGGATGTGGGGGTGACCCTGGGCTTCCGTGAAGAGGAGCACCCGGGCTTTGGACGGCGCTTCATTGCCGAGGAGCCGGTGGTGGCCCTGCTCCCCGAAGACCACCCTCTGGCGAGTCGAGAGGCGCTGACCCTGGGTGACTTGGAGTCCGAGCCCTTGGTGCACCTCCTGCCGGATGGGGAACCCGATGGGCGTTCCGGGGTGGTCCGGATGTTTGTGCGCCACGGGTTGACCCCGAAGGTGACGCAGCGCGTGGCCGATTTCGATGCATTGGTCCTGTTGGTGGAGGCGGGTGCGGGCATAGCCGTCTTTCCCGCGTGCCGAGCCGCGACCTGCGGGACCGCCAGGGTCAAGGTCATCCCGCTTGTGGGCGCTGGGGCCCGGGAGGATGTCTTCCTCGTCTGGAATCGGGAGGCCCTGAACCCCGCCCTTGATGTCCTGTTGGCGGAGGCGGCGGCGATCCTGGATGCCCCTCAAGGGGTAGAGCCGGGCACGGGTCGGTGCTAG
- a CDS encoding 4Fe-4S binding protein: MKRNQLIRHTVQAALVFLCLWIGVEFALFMRWGMSGSTAHYVPRPPGAEGFLPISALMSLRQWAQTGHYTTIHPAGLTLLLAILAISLLFKKGFCGWLCPVGTLGEALAALGRRLLGRNLHTPRWLDWPLRLVKYLLLALFLWAIMGMNLKALEAFLGSPYNRMADLKMYLFFARLSGFALGVILVLAALSVLVEGVWCRYLCPYGALLGLLGMLSPLKVRREASTCIDCKACTRACPSRIPVHRLARVRTDECNACLRCVDACPVKATLALEAPGRKAVDGLRLGALILGLFMVLCGLAMVSGRWQNAIPRDEYQRRIPELDSPLYQHNRGRAPQE; this comes from the coding sequence TTGAAGCGCAACCAGCTCATCCGCCACACGGTCCAAGCCGCCCTGGTATTCCTGTGCCTCTGGATCGGTGTCGAGTTCGCCCTCTTCATGCGCTGGGGCATGAGCGGGAGCACCGCCCATTACGTACCCCGGCCGCCGGGGGCGGAGGGCTTTCTGCCCATCAGCGCCCTCATGAGCCTGCGCCAGTGGGCGCAGACCGGCCACTACACCACCATCCACCCCGCCGGTCTCACCCTCCTGCTGGCCATCCTGGCTATCAGCCTGCTCTTCAAGAAGGGCTTCTGCGGCTGGCTCTGCCCCGTGGGCACCCTGGGGGAGGCCCTGGCGGCCCTGGGTCGACGCCTGCTTGGACGCAACCTGCACACCCCACGCTGGCTGGACTGGCCCCTGCGTCTGGTCAAGTACCTGCTCCTGGCCCTCTTTTTATGGGCCATCATGGGCATGAACCTGAAGGCCCTGGAGGCCTTCCTGGGGAGCCCCTACAACCGCATGGCGGACCTGAAGATGTATCTCTTCTTCGCCCGCCTCAGCGGTTTTGCCCTGGGGGTGATCCTGGTGCTGGCGGCCCTCTCGGTGTTGGTGGAGGGGGTCTGGTGCCGCTACCTCTGCCCCTATGGCGCCCTCCTGGGCCTCCTGGGGATGCTGAGCCCCCTCAAGGTGCGCCGGGAGGCCTCCACCTGCATCGACTGCAAGGCCTGCACCCGGGCCTGCCCCAGCCGCATCCCGGTGCATCGCCTCGCCCGGGTCCGCACCGACGAGTGCAACGCCTGCCTGCGCTGCGTGGACGCCTGCCCGGTGAAGGCCACCCTGGCCCTGGAGGCGCCCGGACGAAAGGCGGTCGACGGCCTGCGCCTGGGGGCCCTCATCCTGGGGCTCTTCATGGTGCTCTGCGGCCTGGCCATGGTCTCCGGGCGCTGGCAGAACGCCATCCCCCGGGACGAATACCAGCGCCGCATCCCGGAGCTGGACTCACCCCTCTATCAGCACAACCGCGGCCGGGCACCCCAGGAGTAG
- a CDS encoding SDR family oxidoreductase, with the protein MIVVTGASGQLGHLVIQELLKTLPPQGIVGAVRTASKAKDLADLGIELREADYDRPDTLVRALAGAEKVLLISASEVGRRFPQHKAVIDAARQVGVKLIAYTSLLKADTSPLALAEEHKATEAYLRASGVPHVILRNGWYTENYAASIPTALQFGSVFGSAGEGRIASAARADYAAAAARVLTLPDQAGKVYELAGEPAYTLADFAAEIGRQTGKTIGYQDLPEAAYQKALVDAGLPAGLATLLAESDTGASKGGLYGDAKPLQELIGRPATPYAEVIAAALEG; encoded by the coding sequence ATGATCGTTGTCACTGGCGCTTCCGGCCAACTGGGCCATCTCGTCATCCAAGAACTGCTCAAGACCCTGCCTCCCCAGGGCATCGTGGGCGCAGTGCGTACCGCCTCAAAAGCCAAGGACCTCGCCGACCTCGGAATCGAATTGAGAGAGGCCGACTATGACCGTCCCGATACCTTGGTCCGCGCCCTGGCAGGCGCGGAGAAGGTCCTGCTCATCTCTGCCAGCGAAGTGGGGCGTAGGTTCCCGCAGCACAAGGCTGTCATCGACGCCGCCAGGCAAGTCGGCGTGAAGCTCATTGCCTACACCAGCCTCCTGAAGGCAGATACCTCTCCTTTGGCCTTGGCCGAAGAACACAAGGCCACCGAGGCTTACCTGAGGGCCTCCGGCGTCCCCCATGTGATACTCCGCAATGGTTGGTACACAGAGAACTACGCAGCCAGCATCCCCACGGCCCTGCAGTTCGGCTCTGTCTTCGGCAGCGCCGGAGAGGGGCGCATCGCCTCCGCCGCCCGGGCGGACTACGCCGCCGCCGCGGCCCGGGTCCTGACCCTCCCGGACCAGGCGGGCAAGGTGTACGAGCTGGCCGGGGAGCCCGCCTACACCCTGGCGGATTTCGCCGCCGAGATCGGCCGTCAGACCGGCAAGACCATCGGCTACCAGGACCTGCCGGAGGCCGCCTACCAGAAGGCCCTGGTGGATGCCGGGCTGCCCGCGGGCCTCGCCACCCTCCTGGCGGAGTCCGACACCGGGGCATCCAAGGGCGGGCTCTACGGGGACGCCAAGCCCCTGCAGGAGCTCATCGGCCGCCCCGCCACCCCCTACGCCGAGGTCATCGCCGCCGCCCTGGAGGGTTGA
- a CDS encoding Rrf2 family transcriptional regulator — translation MSHTRFTVAIHTLTLLAFSGPGPQTSEFIAGSVNTNPVFIRRILARLRRAGLVGSQGGPGGGWQLLKAPAAITLKDVFQAIEDEPIFPLHSTAPNPRCPVGSSIQSILFRRFQDAQHAMEAELDRTSISQLAEAVGPF, via the coding sequence ATGAGCCACACCCGCTTCACTGTCGCGATCCACACTTTGACCCTTCTGGCCTTCTCCGGACCGGGGCCTCAGACCTCCGAGTTCATCGCGGGCAGTGTCAACACCAACCCGGTCTTCATCCGCCGCATCCTGGCCCGCCTTCGCCGGGCTGGACTTGTGGGCTCCCAGGGGGGGCCGGGTGGAGGTTGGCAACTCTTGAAGGCCCCCGCAGCCATCACCCTGAAGGATGTCTTCCAGGCCATCGAGGACGAGCCGATCTTTCCCTTGCATAGTACCGCCCCCAACCCCCGATGCCCGGTGGGGAGCAGCATCCAGTCCATCCTGTTCCGCCGCTTCCAGGACGCCCAGCACGCCATGGAGGCTGAACTCGACCGCACCAGCATCAGCCAACTGGCCGAAGCCGTCGGCCCATTCTGA